TGTCAAGCAttgatataacaaaataaacacaAGCAAACATATAACACAAGGTACTTATCTCCTCAAAACGCAAAACATGTAGGTTTCTCAGGGCCTATTATGCAATTTTAGCTACTAGCTCCACTTCTACCGAGTTTCgattttatacaattatatatataaataccaattaatAGCACATAACAACACACAATATCCATTTAATGGCTTACAACAATAATATCGTAAGATGCATGATACtaaataatcttttttttatttcaaacatattttgtattttattcaatttaatccttaaactcGATATAAACATAACTTTGAATTCCTAgctttagattaaaatatgatttcaaattCTTTCATTAGAGACCCtatactttctatttctagCAAAATTTCAggacatatttttcatttatttaatttggtccctaatgttacaaagttaacaaacaagcttaattaactttacaatttaatacttTTCATAATATGAGTTCAACATCTATCAATTCCAAgtctaattcatcaatttatcaacaatgacaacttgctaaaattttaacaattgatcaaattgatacatgggctagctaaattaagcctCATGATCacaaatatgtaaaaattacatGGAAAAAGGCTTGATTACCTTGAATTTTTGCTTGACTGAATGTTAGGTGAGCTTGAAACTTCCTTTTGGTTTTTAACTATGGTGGATGAATAAGGATggagaagaagatgataatattctatttctttccaccaattttgttatttataggCCAATTAGTGCTTAATTAGTCTAATAGATCATGTTTAGTTACCTTAATAAAgcatacttatatatttaatcCCATAATTAAACAAAAGTGGATGCTAATATTAACATCAACATCTACTATCTCATGCTATTTATTggtttaataaccattttagCCCCTTAGGATAATTTCTATTTAAGTCCTCAAGcgttttcttaattaaaactctataACGATTGGACTTTTATAATTCAGTCACTgagccttaattaactattttattggCTAGTTTACTCAACCATTcttcaacatatttttatattaactccgtaaatattcctattttatatttacaaactcTATTTACAAAAATGATATCCTAAAACCGCATGTTTCGATACCACTGAAAATCAGACCGTTACAGAAACAATTGTCAAAGAGATCTTAGGGGTTGATGTTGGAGAAGAAGATGACAATGGCCTGATGATGGTGGTTATGGTGATGATGATTAGATGATGATGAAACAAAGAAACCAAAGTTATTAagggtaatttttaaaatattattatttaataggaAATTTTATTTCACGTTAAATTTTCGTTTACTATTTTAagataagtgactaaaatatataatttttcgtTTACTATTTTAagataagtgactaaaatgatgGATTATATAGTGTGAAAGCCTAAAttgcttattatttttatgcctaaaatcaaaatttttgaaagcgtaaataatataaggaaaaaaaagcGAGCTAAGtgctaataatatttttcataaaagataatataatttattttccttatcCTAGTCCGAAAGTGAAAATGACAGTTATGTCCACTACTCGAATCTGTTTTGTCTAGGTTTGTAACAGACATTTCTTTAATATGATTTTGTCGATATTTAGTGTCTTTTTTCTCAAAGCTCTGCTCTGAACACTCTTTCCGACAAAAGATTTGGATGGATCAATCATTTTGTCACTGTCTTCTCTGATCCCTTTCCCCATCTCTCCCTCTTATTTCATGGCGATCGCCGCTGCTTCTTCCTTCTCCGTCGGTAATTACATTCAAAaccatctttttattttacttgcaCCCAAATTCTTTTTATGATTGTGGATTAATTGGGAATAGACGAATGAAGAacaaagatttatttatttcttattgttttgGTTAAGTTCCCATTCTGATTTCCATGTTTTGAAGCAAACCCTTTTTGTATTTCTAATCTTCGATGCCTGATTTGCTGTTTAAAGCCTaaattagatgaaattttattatcttaaatgTGCCTACATGCATGtaatgtttttttctctttattcaAGTTGATTTCTGTTGATGTGATGAAAATATGAAGCAAAAAAGTGTAATTGTTCAAGGTCTGGTTTTATCATTGTTTTTCTTCACTATCTTTTCTTGTTCATGCTCAAATTAGGGATGGGAATGCAATGGAACGgaaatgatttataaatatttaaggaattttaaaagatgacttgtaaatatttaagtagctaaaaaagaaaactttcgCTTGGAACGGTTTATTAGATTCAGTAACCCTTTCTGTGGAAATCATCAGAATACCTACGTGCAAATGGGCACACTTCATGTTCTTTAATTTAGTTGTCTTTCTGGGTTTTCCCcccttttaatattattttaaatttatgaaaagggATTGGGAAAGCAAATTGCTTTGCCTAATAGTGAAccaataataaatttcattttcacaaGAAGTGACCTCTTGCTAGGTAATTGGTAAATAGTGGTGAGCAGAATTCGGTCTAAACCGACAAGATTGACCAGAACTGGCATGATTTGGTCAATTCAGTTCAATTAAAACGATGTCATACTTGGTTGGTTATGAGCTTTggtttaaataagttaatttggtcttttttcaAATTGTGAAATGAGTAACCAAACTGATTGACTCAACCAACttataataaatatgtttatgtatttttaaacataattatataatatataatatataatatacaaatattttatctaaatcCAACCCAATTACCATTCTCACTAAGTTGGTTAATCGAGATAACCAGCCGAACTAACTCAGTTTGGTTATTTCAATTATGATTTCATGGTCAGATGGTTACTGGTTATTTTAAATTGGGGTCAATTTCAGTTTTTCTAACCGAGCAGGTTGATTGCATGCTCTGGATTCTATACTTGATTTCCTCTGTCAATGAGGGGCGATTAAAATGTATAGAGTATATGATTCAGTGTATTATGCTAGGTCTTATACTCAAGTTCTTTCTTACACCGACATAAAATTCTAAAGTTATGCACATTTTGTGAATATTTGTTCATACATCTTAGTTTATTAGTGTGGCTAATTCTAAtgtttgcatttgcatttgcattttcatGACATCTTCTGATAACTCTTTCTTGTTGAACTATGCTATTAGGTTCTTCCCAGTGTCATTTATGTCAAGTAGAAGGGGCTTATTACTCACCATTAGTTGGTGTCAACAATGGTTGGATCAGACATACATTTGATGGCTGCAAAGTGACAGACTCGCCCGGCATAAGGTGTGCAATAGTTAAATGGATCTGAGTTTATCTGGAAAAGAGAAAACCGTTTCTGTATtgtgtaaaaattttgttattcaATTACCTATGTTCAACGCTCATGTCTGATGAGTATTCAAGACATTGAAATGGGGATATAACCCTCCTAATATGTggaaaaacttcaaaaaaagaATTGAACCTGCCTGTGTCGGACTAGTACCTGTATGACACTCATACTTGAGTATAGTAACTTAGAGTTAAATAATGATCATTGCATATGTTTTGTTATGGTTGTTTCCGGGGAGAGTTTCATGTATTATTGTAATGTCATCTGATGAGAAGGTCATCACCAGATGACATTCTATTATCTGGTCTTCTCAGCTGATTTGTCTTTAAATCCAATTGGTTGAGATGCAGTTTTCCATTTCAGTGTCAGATGCAGGAACCCGTTTTTTGGATCAACACAATTTCATTGGTTGTCTATGGGACGTGATCTTTCCCTTTCAAAAGTTTTAGTTGCCGCGGATTATTCTGATTCTGTTCCTAATCCATCGAGTTATGAAAGCAACCAAGGTTATCACCCTCTTGAAGAACTTAAAGTTTGCAAAAGGATCCAGGAGATACAACTGTCATCAGCTGAAATAGCAAGGACAACCGTCGAggtgaattttataattactcaattggaaaaaaaaaaaccttagtttAGACAATTTGAAATGAGCTGAATTTATTTGATAGTGTCATCAGTGTGTTTGTTAGACTGACGACATAAGCATCCTTGTTACTTGGACTCAGTTGTGAGTGTCAGATGCAAGGATGTGTCCAACACTGGTATGTTAAActttttttcaagattttttagGTATTTGGAGATTTCTTCGAGGTTCCAAATACCTATGAACAGACTTGTGTTCAATATAAGTCTCAGACATGTGcacttgaagaaaaattaagagTCGGAgcaacatatataaacataacttCCTCTGCAACAAGAATTCATGTTTATGCTTTTCTAGTTTTTGCTTGCCTTAGGCTAACAGCAGTGCTTTGCTAGTCTTTCCCGGAACAGTACATTCTGAACCTCATGAACAGATTTCATGGGCTGAGTTTCCATATGTTGTTGATGATTATGGAGGTAAGTTTATTGGAGACCACCTTTGAGCTCTATTAGGCTTTTATTCCCGTCAAGGCTTTAGGATTTGTCTCCAGTTTCCTTGTATATGTATACAAATGAGCACACACctacatatgcatatatatatatatatatattaaaccatTAGTTCTCTTTATGTGTTAACCTAATTTATGTGTtatcttttctttcaaatttagatatcttttttgaaattttggatgatGAGAACATCTTAAAAGATCGCGGAGCGAGTAACCTTGTGGTGAGGATATCATTTCTACTCAAATGTTGTTTTGATTTTCTAGCTCAAGTTTGGTGCCACTCGTTACTTCAAAATTACGTGTCATTTGGCTAATCATTTAGAAGCTGCTAGTGTAACAGTTTTCATGCATTGCAACGTTGTTTTGACTCTTCATCTTTTTTTAAGTATATGTGTGTGACACATATTTGGACATGGGTATTGGAATATGATTCTCAAAAGATCTttcaaatacatggaaaaaactttaaaaaattgaatatactCGTATCAAATACATACTTGCATCCGATGCTCTCATATGAGTATGAGAATCCAACGGAATGGTGATTAGTTAAGCTTGTTGAGATATCATAGCAAAATCTGTTACTCAGGCTCAAGTGTGAGTGTTTAATAAGGGTGTGTCCAACATACGTATATTTAAGTTTGTTCCGTGTATCTAGAGGGTTCCTAGAGGGTTATACTCTTGCCGAAATATATGTTGGACATGGTTATTTTAAGAAAAGTGAAGAGAGCCAGAACACCATAGACTACAACAAATGTTCAAAATAGAAATGCTAACAGTTGATTAATGGAATTATTTTTTCTAAGTAACTCTACATTTCCACTTGACTTTAATTCCTATTCAATGAGTGCCatattctaaaatttgtaatgatttcttttctttcagaATGTTCTGATTGGGATGGACATTCCCGTACGAGAGAATAACCAGGCAGTCGGTGACTTCAACTATTCGGACATCGGGATTGATGATGAAGTTCCTTTTGACGATGAATATTTTGAGGTTAGAAACCACTGATTATTGACTTCTGAAGTGAAATCTGTGATATTctcttttgttaattttggcTACTCAAGTCCCATTCACGTAAATAGGTTATGGATTCTGAAATATACGAGGCTCCGGTTCGTTGGGGGATGCCAGATTCGGCTGATAGCAGCTGGGTTCATCCTATATATTTTGCCAAGTGCTTGATGAAGGTGATTGTGCCTGAGTTTCCCTTAAGTACTAGTtgtattataagttttaattgTACTCAATGACTATGTTACTCGGACTCTAGACTGATGGGTTATGCGTCTGACACGGGTATGCTcaagttttcttagtttttctatatatatggTGGATTATACCCTATACCCATGCTGAGTATGTGTCAAACACAAGTCTTGGACACTGatacttaaagaaaaataaagagttcCAAGTAACATGGATCAATGATATCAGGGATGAAGCAAGCCCGGTATGCCCCCCCCCCGGCTAAACAGGATAATTGCAGTTATAGCCCCTTGTAATAatcaattagttaatttaagCTTTTTTGACCCTTTGATTCAtggaaaaattgcatttttcccTCTAAAAAAAGTAgtaattctgtttttttttggccaaaccaaaaaaaaaaaaagtaattcaatttaaacccttttaacaaaattttttagcTTTGGCCCTccttagattttataattttatatcagtCCCTGAATGATATTACGAGTTTTATCCTTTTCTATCTCCAATATGCTGCTAAGACAGTTTTTATCATGAGTTTGGTAAGGCAGAAGTCTTAATTGGATCGAAGAGAATTCATGAGATGATGAGTAGATGCATATTtgcattttgaattttataggTAACTCTGTTTACACTTAGTTTCTGCATTCATGCAGGCTGTTCATGTAGAACATGACAGGAAAATGGACCATCCCTCTAATGGTGTTTCGATTGTCGGTTGCCTTCGACCAGCCTTTGCTGATGAAGAATCATATCTAAGAAGGCTATTCCATTTTGACTATGATGAAGGATACACCTCAGATTGGAAAGGTTTCTTATATTTCCACCCTAATACCATAATCAAGAACCTATGTTgctttactcaaaaaaaaaaaaatctatgttGCTCAGACTCTTCATTTTGTTTGAAGTAATCATATTCGAAATATGTATCAGACGTATACAGACATGGATATGGAGAGAAACTGAATATGCTCATGTCGAACACCTATCCGTATCCAATGCTTGGATCCTAATTCGAGTAGCATATATTAGCACAGTAGACCTCTTTATCACTcaattcttcatttttcttgtagTATTTGTGTCTTAACACCTGTGTTTGAGGCATATTAAGACATGGGTGTGGGAATATGACTCTtcaagaaaactaaaaaaagtaaaaagaaaacatactCATGTTGGACGCATACCCTTATCAAATTTGTTGACACAGCTCAGTTTGGAATGCGTATCCCAAGAATTAGTCTCTTAACGAGACTTTTGTAACTTCATTTGAACTTCTGTTACTAAAACTCAGGTTTGTCATAGTATACTTTACATAGGTAtggtatgtttaaatttttataagtttttaatgtatttggaGGATTCTTAATTGGTTATATCTCGTATCCATGTTCTAACACGCACTAAATACAGTActtcaagaaaattgaagaattgGAGCAACATAGATGAAATTACTTAATTCGGAATTTCTTCAAGCTGTTTGGAGATCTCCCTAGCTTTTTTCTAGTAGTGGTTTGCTTGTGGAAGCTTGCAAACACTACTACCTTTTGGTCTTTTTCTTTCAGAAGGGGAAATATAACTTTTTTGGTTAGCAAATTAAGAGTTgattaaatctttaatttgtctttgatctgcttggTTTTGCTCTTGTGTAGATGGCGAAGCTCCAAAACCAAGTTCCAAATATGGTGGAAGTAAAAGCGGCTCAATACTTTATCGGTTGGAGATAATGCAAATTGAACTGTTCTCTGTATATGGTGCCCAGGCATGTAATTTACTCTCTCTATCACGAAATTGTAGGATTTGATTCAGAATGGTGGTGAATTGGACATATATAGTTCAAATGAACAGAAGCATGGATGAAaatcttgttttcttttataaagtgattgCCTTGAAAAATGTTGGAATCCTGAAATAGATGATTTCTCAGTTGTGTTGTTTGAACATTTCACTTTTCTTGAAGTATTCGTGTTTGacaataataatacatgaataTGGGATACAACCTTCAAAGGTTCTCCAAATATAGAAAGACACTTTGAAAAGTCTAACAATACTTGTGGTGGACATGTACTCATACCAACACTTACACTTGAGTCCGAGTAACATGGTTtctcaaaacaaccaaaattttcatttcatgagTTGTGGTTATTTGATTCGTAattctgttttattttggtatatttgcaGTCCCTAATTAGCTTGAAAGACTTTCAAGATGCTGAGCCTGATGTTCTTGTACACTCTACTTCAGCAATTTTGGAGCGTTTCAGTGAGAAGGGAATCTGGTGCAATGTTGCTCTAAAATCTCTATGCAAGAAAAAGGGTCTCCAAATAGAGGTAATAGATAAAATGTTAACTTACTTGGCAAGTCTTTGTACTAGGCTGAAGAGTAAATTAGTCCCTTTATAATAAAGCTGAGCAATTTAGGGTGTGTTAATGTTTTTTGCATTTTCCTGTATTTATTTCGTGGAAATAGTTTGGTCAACGGAAAGTTAGTTACTAGTTTGGAAAATGATTTCCCCAagttatttttcagaaaacaatTCTTTATGAGtaacttgatttttataaaataattaacttgaataaagtaaaatattattatattaataataaaattttaatttttaaaatattaatcccaaatattataattttcaatattattaaacacatatttatatttaattttatgataaattattaatataatttctataatttattattttaacaaaattattgaatattacgatcctattttaataataaattttaacatttaatatacTTAACTTCAAACTaagttttaattagatattatttattataaaatattatattataaaataaatttcgattttgaaggaaaatacttttataatattttgtaacaaatataatttatgttgTGTATGTTTAACTGAAAACATGTTTCAAAAATGATTTCagaaaaaattatcaaacaaaataatttatgcaCAATCAtctaaacactaaaaatataaactttttcagaaaatcaatccatttttcAAGAAATATTTTACAGAATCTGTTTTTAGTGAAACAAACTAATTACCGTGCATTCAATTTTGaagtaaaaaggtaaaattttaaatgctgTAAACCTGAACGTTAAAAATTGCTgatttttgtgtttaaaaagtGACATGAAgactaaaattcaacatttgcAAAACACAACAAAGACTAAATGTTCAAATTTTTGGACATTACTTTAAAACATGACAAGTCACCATTTCTCAATATTCAACCTTACCGCCGTGTATAGTTTTAACTATTGCTTCAAAATTAAATGTACAAGGATTAATTACTCATGTTTATAgtaggactaatttgctcataaACTTATAGTACATAGACCTGCCAATTAGTTTAGCCTAAACAAAATCTTAGATCTTTTGACCCATATTACTccggttttttatttttcttttaagcaCCCGTGTCCGGTTCTCACATCCAACACATGCATTTGATATATACTATTCATGAATAGGGAGATGGATATATGACCCTAAACTATGTTCATCAGATTTGGGTGTTAGTGTTGGATTTAGATGTGTTTGACATGAGTATGTCCAATTCTTTTAAAGTCTTGTCCCATGTCTTGATATGCATCAGACACGAGtacttcaaaaacaaaaaaacatgaTTCCATTTCCAACACAAGCAAACTGACTAAGTTTCAAGGAACTAGTATGTCATCCGTGAGTTTGAAATGTGTTTACTTGTTTAGAAGAGTGATAACAGATTTGCATGCTTGTCATGACTTGAGAATTCTACATTGATATCATCGGCTACTAATTTAGTTGCAATCTGAAGTATTCATCTTTGCTGTAATAGGAAGCTAATTTGATTGGAGTCGATAGTCTCGGCATTGATGTAAGAATATTCTCTGGTGTGGAAGTACGGACTTGTCGTTTTCCATTCAAAATT
This sequence is a window from Gossypium raimondii isolate GPD5lz chromosome 5, ASM2569854v1, whole genome shotgun sequence. Protein-coding genes within it:
- the LOC105766193 gene encoding uncharacterized protein At3g49140 isoform X1: MAIAAASSFSVGSSQCHLCQVEGAYYSPLVGVNNGWIRHTFDGCKVTDSPGISVRCRNPFFGSTQFHWLSMGRDLSLSKVLVAADYSDSVPNPSSYESNQGYHPLEELKVCKRIQEIQLSSAEIARTTVEANSSALLVFPGTVHSEPHEQISWAEFPYVVDDYGDIFFEILDDENILKDRGASNLVNVLIGMDIPVRENNQAVGDFNYSDIGIDDEVPFDDEYFEVMDSEIYEAPVRWGMPDSADSSWVHPIYFAKCLMKAVHVEHDRKMDHPSNGVSIVGCLRPAFADEESYLRRLFHFDYDEGYTSDWKDGEAPKPSSKYGGSKSGSILYRLEIMQIELFSVYGAQSLISLKDFQDAEPDVLVHSTSAILERFSEKGIWCNVALKSLCKKKGLQIEEANLIGVDSLGIDVRIFSGVEVRTCRFPFKIRAMSEAAAEKKIRQLLFPRSRRKKFQSHGDELRDPGS
- the LOC105766193 gene encoding uncharacterized protein At3g49140 isoform X2; amino-acid sequence: MAIAAASSFSVGSSQCHLCQVEGAYYSPLVGVNNGWIRHTFDGCKVTDSPGISVRCRNPFFGSTQFHWLSMGRDLSLSKVLVAADYSDSVPNPSSYESNQGYHPLEELKVCKRIQEIQLSSAEIARTTVENVLIGMDIPVRENNQAVGDFNYSDIGIDDEVPFDDEYFEVMDSEIYEAPVRWGMPDSADSSWVHPIYFAKCLMKAVHVEHDRKMDHPSNGVSIVGCLRPAFADEESYLRRLFHFDYDEGYTSDWKDGEAPKPSSKYGGSKSGSILYRLEIMQIELFSVYGAQSLISLKDFQDAEPDVLVHSTSAILERFSEKGIWCNVALKSLCKKKGLQIEEANLIGVDSLGIDVRIFSGVEVRTCRFPFKIRAMSEAAAEKKIRQLLFPRSRRKKFQSHGDELRDPGS